One region of Hymenobacter oligotrophus genomic DNA includes:
- a CDS encoding GNAT family N-acetyltransferase, producing the protein MLRRLPRPPTPARPAAGAARCCYSPSALLPPSHQLTMTLQPFAPAHWPAAKAIYEAGIATGNATFATSAPSWEEWDRGHLPHSRLVALDDNGQVLGWAALSPVSSRCVYGGVGEVSVYVADAARGRGVGRQLLAALVRESEQHDMWTLQAGIFPENETSVRLHEATGFRLVGRRERIGKMGGQWRDTLLLERRSAEVGLT; encoded by the coding sequence ATGCTACGCCGGCTACCCCGGCCGCCAACGCCTGCACGCCCGGCGGCGGGTGCTGCTAGGTGCTGCTACTCGCCTTCTGCGCTTCTTCCCCCTTCTCATCAACTAACCATGACCCTGCAGCCCTTCGCGCCGGCGCACTGGCCGGCCGCCAAAGCCATTTACGAAGCCGGCATTGCGACCGGCAACGCTACGTTTGCCACGTCGGCTCCCAGCTGGGAAGAATGGGACCGAGGACACCTGCCGCACAGCCGCCTCGTCGCCCTCGATGACAACGGACAGGTACTCGGCTGGGCGGCTCTCTCCCCCGTGTCGAGCCGCTGCGTGTACGGCGGTGTGGGCGAGGTGAGCGTGTACGTAGCTGACGCGGCCCGGGGCCGGGGCGTCGGGCGGCAGCTCCTGGCAGCGTTGGTACGCGAGTCGGAGCAGCACGACATGTGGACGCTGCAGGCCGGCATCTTCCCCGAGAACGAGACCAGCGTCCGCCTGCACGAAGCCACCGGTTTCCGGCTAGTCGGACGCCGCGAACGAATCGGGAAGATGGGTGGTCAGTGGCGCGACACGCTTTTGCTGGAGCGTCGCAGTGCCGAAGTGGGGCTGACTTAA
- a CDS encoding TraG family conjugative transposon ATPase, translated as MSNKVLPSVSLESKQPIYKVEKDCLVSKNADVTVAFRLELPEIFTLSREDYAQLQAAFVKAVRLLPDHCVVHKQDWYVEDKYAPGFEAERTLLSAAYERHFNERPFLNHFCYLYITKTSSERPNWGSTSGLLARRHIVPKDMLDTKVLESFFDSVGQFVRTLEGVGPTNAPFIRSHRLTSDELAGTQEKAGLLEKYLSLDLSDQALQVDLDLTNGLKVGQEFCQMFSVANLDDLPTSVETDIRYEAYSTQYSDFPISFAAPLGLLLGTSHILNQYVFLDNTQKTVKTFEQKKDRLNSLSLYSRQNAINVEYYHAFLNELITHKRRPVRVHCNVLTWGRSEEELAEVRKLVNAAFNQMNCKPRQNTVDIAALYWGGIPGNAGDFPSEETFYTFIEQAVCFWASETNYRSTGATKGIKLSDRLTGKPVLVDISDEPMKRQVIFNRNKFVLGPSGSGKSFFTNHMVRQYYEQGAHVLLVDTGNSYKGLCELVGGVYFTYEEDAPIAFNPFLISGKLDVEKKESIKTLLQALWKKDDEAVSQSEYVSLSTAVSLYYVMLEANPAIQPSFNTFYEFVKGTYRKVLEEEKVREKDFDIDNFLYVLGPYYRGGEYDYLLNSDKELDLVQAPFIVFELDNIKDHPILFPVVTLIIMETFISKMRKLKGVRKMILIEEAWKALTTPGMAAYIKYLFKTVRKFFGEAIVVTQEIDDIIGNEIVKDAIINNSDCKILLDQRKFINRFEEIQALLSLTPKEKDLVLSINRDNKPARGRYTEVFISLGGVVSKVYAIEVSKEEYVTYTTEETEKVRLFEKLRQTGDMPTAIKLFAAELREG; from the coding sequence ATGAGCAACAAGGTTCTGCCCTCCGTTTCCTTGGAATCCAAGCAGCCCATCTACAAGGTGGAGAAGGATTGCCTCGTCTCGAAAAACGCGGACGTGACGGTGGCCTTCCGGCTGGAGCTGCCGGAAATCTTCACCCTCTCGCGCGAGGACTACGCCCAGCTGCAAGCCGCCTTCGTGAAGGCCGTGCGCCTGTTGCCCGACCACTGCGTGGTGCACAAGCAGGACTGGTACGTGGAAGATAAGTACGCGCCCGGCTTCGAAGCCGAGCGCACGCTGCTCTCCGCGGCTTACGAGCGGCACTTCAACGAGCGGCCGTTCCTCAACCACTTCTGCTACCTCTACATCACCAAAACCTCGTCGGAGCGGCCTAACTGGGGCAGCACCTCGGGGCTGCTGGCCCGCCGCCACATCGTGCCCAAAGACATGCTCGACACGAAGGTGCTGGAAAGCTTCTTCGACAGCGTGGGCCAGTTCGTGCGCACGCTGGAAGGGGTGGGACCCACCAACGCGCCCTTTATCCGCTCGCACCGGCTCACCTCCGATGAGCTGGCCGGCACTCAGGAAAAGGCTGGGCTGCTGGAAAAGTACCTCTCGCTGGACCTGTCCGACCAGGCTCTGCAGGTGGACCTGGATTTGACCAACGGGCTGAAGGTGGGCCAGGAGTTCTGCCAGATGTTCTCGGTGGCCAACCTCGACGACCTGCCCACCTCGGTGGAAACCGACATCCGCTACGAGGCCTACAGCACCCAGTACTCGGACTTTCCCATCTCCTTTGCCGCCCCGCTGGGGCTGCTGCTGGGTACCAGCCACATCCTGAATCAGTACGTGTTTCTGGACAACACCCAGAAAACGGTGAAGACCTTCGAGCAGAAGAAGGACCGGCTCAACTCTCTCTCACTCTACTCCCGGCAGAACGCCATCAACGTGGAGTACTACCACGCCTTCCTCAACGAGCTGATTACCCATAAGCGCCGGCCGGTGCGGGTGCACTGCAACGTGCTGACCTGGGGCAGGAGCGAGGAAGAGTTGGCGGAAGTGCGCAAGCTGGTCAACGCCGCCTTTAATCAGATGAACTGCAAGCCCCGGCAGAACACCGTGGACATTGCCGCCCTTTACTGGGGAGGCATTCCGGGCAACGCCGGCGACTTCCCCTCGGAGGAGACCTTCTACACCTTCATCGAGCAGGCCGTCTGCTTCTGGGCCTCGGAAACCAACTACCGCTCCACCGGGGCCACCAAGGGCATCAAGCTCTCCGACCGCCTCACCGGCAAGCCCGTGCTGGTGGACATCTCCGATGAACCGATGAAGCGGCAGGTCATCTTCAACCGCAACAAGTTCGTGCTCGGCCCCTCGGGCTCGGGTAAGTCGTTTTTCACCAACCACATGGTGCGCCAGTACTACGAGCAGGGCGCCCACGTGCTGCTGGTGGATACCGGCAACTCCTACAAGGGCCTCTGCGAGCTGGTGGGCGGGGTGTACTTCACTTACGAGGAAGATGCGCCCATTGCCTTCAACCCCTTCCTGATTTCGGGCAAGCTCGACGTGGAGAAGAAGGAAAGCATCAAAACGCTGCTGCAGGCGCTCTGGAAAAAGGATGACGAGGCGGTCAGCCAGTCCGAGTACGTGTCGCTCTCGACGGCCGTGAGTTTGTATTACGTGATGCTCGAAGCCAACCCGGCTATTCAGCCCAGCTTCAACACGTTCTACGAGTTCGTGAAGGGCACCTACCGCAAGGTGCTGGAAGAGGAAAAGGTGCGCGAAAAGGACTTCGACATCGACAACTTCCTCTACGTGCTCGGGCCCTACTACCGGGGCGGAGAGTACGACTACCTGCTCAACTCCGACAAGGAGCTGGACTTGGTGCAGGCCCCGTTCATCGTCTTCGAGCTCGACAACATCAAGGACCACCCCATCCTGTTTCCGGTGGTCACGCTCATCATCATGGAAACCTTCATCTCCAAGATGCGCAAGCTCAAGGGGGTGCGAAAGATGATTTTGATTGAGGAGGCCTGGAAGGCCCTGACCACGCCCGGCATGGCCGCCTACATCAAATACCTGTTCAAGACGGTGCGCAAGTTCTTCGGCGAGGCCATCGTGGTAACGCAGGAAATCGACGACATCATCGGCAACGAGATTGTCAAGGACGCCATCATCAACAACTCCGACTGCAAGATTCTGCTCGACCAGCGCAAGTTCATCAACCGCTTCGAGGAGATTCAGGCCCTGCTCTCACTCACGCCCAAGGAAAAGGACCTGGTGCTAAGCATCAACCGCGACAACAAGCCCGCGCGGGGCCGCTACACCGAGGTGTTCATCTCGCTGGGCGGAGTGGTATCGAAGGTGTACGCCATCGAGGTGTCGAAGGAAGAATACGTGACCTATACCACCGAGGAAACCGAGAAAGTACGGCTGTTCGAGAAGCTGCGCCAGACCGGCGACATGCCCACAGCCATCAAGCTCTTCGCCGCCGAGCTGCGCGAAGGGTAG
- a CDS encoding ArsI/CadI family heavy metal resistance metalloenzyme, with product METSVFPRMHVSLYVSDLTATVNFYTAFFGQPATKIKPGYAKYVLDKPSLIISFVQNPERVASNFGHLGFQVETVQEMEQRLEVARRAGLVAREEMGTSCCYAKQDKFWVNDPDGVEWEVYYFHEDAEFNDPRYQAEYDQASGNSQCCIAPAAQQAPLAAEMLTTAPMAFTLVDATPATPAANACTPGGGCC from the coding sequence ATGGAAACGTCTGTATTTCCCCGGATGCACGTCTCGCTGTACGTCTCCGACCTAACCGCCACGGTGAACTTCTACACGGCCTTCTTCGGACAGCCGGCTACCAAGATAAAGCCTGGCTACGCGAAGTACGTGCTCGACAAGCCCTCGCTGATCATCTCCTTTGTGCAGAACCCCGAGCGCGTGGCCAGCAACTTCGGGCACCTGGGTTTCCAGGTCGAGACGGTGCAGGAAATGGAGCAGCGCCTGGAGGTAGCGCGCAGGGCCGGCCTGGTAGCCCGCGAAGAAATGGGCACCAGTTGCTGCTACGCCAAGCAGGATAAGTTCTGGGTCAACGACCCGGACGGCGTGGAGTGGGAAGTGTACTACTTCCACGAAGACGCCGAGTTCAACGACCCGCGCTACCAGGCCGAGTACGACCAGGCCAGCGGCAACAGCCAGTGCTGCATCGCGCCCGCTGCTCAGCAGGCGCCGCTAGCCGCTGAAATGCTGACGACCGCGCCGATGGCCTTTACCCTGGTCGATGCTACGCCGGCTACCCCGGCCGCCAACGCCTGCACGCCCGGCGGCGGGTGCTGCTAG
- a CDS encoding ArsR/SmtB family transcription factor, with translation MTYAKTAAFTEEQQQLARVAKALAHPARVAIIQLLASKKTCISGDIAAELPLSRTTVSQHLQELKALDLIRGEIDGLTVCYCLNTELLRQVHQQFTAFFVESTANEACAPGGSCC, from the coding sequence ATGACGTACGCCAAGACCGCCGCTTTCACTGAGGAGCAACAGCAACTCGCCCGCGTAGCCAAAGCGCTGGCCCATCCGGCCCGGGTGGCCATCATTCAGCTGCTGGCGTCGAAGAAGACCTGCATTTCCGGCGACATCGCCGCCGAGCTGCCGCTCTCCCGCACGACCGTCTCGCAGCACCTGCAGGAGCTGAAGGCGCTGGACCTGATTCGCGGGGAGATTGATGGGCTGACCGTCTGCTACTGCCTGAACACGGAACTGCTGCGCCAGGTGCACCAGCAGTTCACGGCCTTCTTCGTCGAATCGACCGCCAACGAGGCCTGCGCCCCCGGTGGCTCCTGCTGCTAA
- a CDS encoding DUF4133 domain-containing protein — protein sequence MPVYDLNRGINKPVEFKGLVGSNIYFLVAGIGLVFALFVTCYLAGVPLALTVLLTFLAGGGMWAGVFALNRRFGEHGLMKAAARRSSPRYITNRHSRLFQRLNEDPPGRA from the coding sequence ATGCCCGTCTACGACCTGAACCGGGGCATCAACAAGCCCGTCGAATTCAAGGGGCTGGTGGGCAGCAACATTTACTTCCTGGTGGCCGGCATCGGGCTAGTGTTTGCCCTGTTCGTGACCTGCTACCTGGCCGGCGTGCCGCTGGCACTCACCGTGCTGCTCACCTTTCTGGCCGGGGGCGGCATGTGGGCCGGGGTGTTTGCCCTGAACCGCCGCTTCGGCGAGCATGGGCTGATGAAAGCCGCCGCCCGCCGCTCCTCGCCCCGCTACATCACCAACCGGCACAGCCGCCTTTTCCAACGCCTCAACGAGGACCCGCCCGGCCGCGCGTAG
- a CDS encoding DUF4134 domain-containing protein, protein MNQKRFSTSLAVLALLLSSHLLYAQTGGGNGTAGIQDATTQVTSYFDPLTKLMYAIGAVLGLVGAIKVYSKWNSGDQDTQKTAVSWFGSMIFLVIVATVVRSFFL, encoded by the coding sequence ATGAACCAGAAGCGTTTTAGTACCTCACTGGCCGTTCTGGCCCTGCTCCTTAGCTCGCACCTGCTCTACGCCCAAACCGGGGGCGGCAACGGCACGGCCGGCATCCAGGATGCCACTACTCAGGTTACCAGCTACTTCGACCCGCTCACCAAGCTCATGTACGCCATCGGGGCGGTGCTGGGCCTGGTGGGCGCCATTAAGGTGTACAGCAAGTGGAACTCCGGCGACCAGGACACCCAGAAAACGGCCGTGTCGTGGTTTGGCTCGATGATTTTCCTGGTCATCGTGGCCACGGTGGTGCGCTCGTTCTTCCTGTAA